A region from the Triticum urartu cultivar G1812 chromosome 1, Tu2.1, whole genome shotgun sequence genome encodes:
- the LOC125554624 gene encoding mitogen-activated protein kinase kinase kinase 18-like: MSMSYRHALPTLAPLTLHADCLPASMPASRYEYLPHQTHRRTTGWHSRHTNMNHTADAGRKLAMAAPINGSSGWTLLRPLCQGASGAAVSLAEDAASGELFVVKSAAAGDAAQLRREWGIMSGLSSPHVVKCLGFRSIGALDHLLLEFAPGGSLADVAAAARNGGGCHQRRGLEEEAVRAYAADVLRGLDYLHERLMVHGDVKGRNVVVGADGRAKLADFGCARAAGHTKRPFGGTPTFMAPEVARGEEQGPPADVWALGCTVLEMATGGRVPWGDADDNVFAVLHRIGFTDAVPEVPQWLSPEAKDFLGRCLRRRASDRDTAAQLLEHPFVALATPIKKEEEAVKKRTWESPTSTLDAALWESDFEPDDDDMSSNSPVGRIRELACTGLPLPDWDPDQGWIEVCSC, from the coding sequence atgtcaatgaGCTATCGCCACGCGCTACCTACTCTGGCCCCTTTGACACTGCATGCAGATTGCCTGCCTGCCAGCATGCCAGCCTCCCGCTATGAATACCTTCCGCACCAGACCCATCGACGTACCACTGGGTGGCATTCCCGACACACAAACATGAACCACACCGCCGACGCCGGGAGAAAGCTAGCAATGGCTGCACCGATCAACGGGAGCAGCGGCTGGACGCTGCTCCGCCCGCTCTGCCAGGGCGCGTCTGGTGCTGCTGTATCTCTCGCGGAAGACGCGGCCTCCGGGGAGCTCTTCGTCGTGAAGTCGGCGGCTGCCGGGGATGCCGCGCAGCTGCGCCGCGAATGGGGCATCATGTCCGGCCTATCCTCCCCGCACGTCGTCAAGTGCCTAGGGTTCCGCTCGATCGGGGCGCTGGATCACCTGCTGCTGGAGTTCGCGCCCGGCGGATCACTCGccgacgtggcggcggcggcaaggaACGGCGGAGGTTGTCACCAGCGGCGCGGGCTCGAGGAAGAAGCCGTAAGGGCTTACGCGGCGGACGTGCTAAGGGGGCTGGATTACCTCCACGAGAGGCTCATGGTGCACGGGGACGTCAAGGGAAGGAACGTGGTGGTCGGCGCCGACGGGCGGGCCAAGCTCGCCGACTTTGGCTGCGCGAGGGCGGCGGGTCATACAAAGCGGCCGTTCGGCGGCACGCCGACGTTCATGGCGCCCGAGGTGGCGCGCGGGGAGGAGCAGGGTCCCCCGGCGGACGTGTGGGCGCTGGGGTGCACCGTCCTCGAGATGGCCACGGGCGGTCGCGTCCCGTGGGGTGACGCCGATGATAACGTGTTCGCCGTGCTGCACCGAATCGGGTTCACCGACGCCGTACCAGAGGTGCCACAGTGGCTCTCGCCGGAGGCTAAGGACTTCCTGGGCCGGTGCTTGCGGAGGCGCGCCTCTGACCGTGACACGGCGGCGCAGCTCCTAGAGCACCCATTCGTGGCACTGGCAACGCCAATCAAGAAAGAGGAGGAGGCGGTGAAGAAGCGGACGTGGGAGTCTCCCACGAGCACGCTGGACGCCGCACTTTGGGAGTCAGACTTTGAGCCCGACGACGACGACATGTCGTCGAATAGCCCGGTCGGCAGGATCAGGGAATTGGCATGCACCGGCCTGCCGTTGCCCGACTGGGACCCCGACCAAGGCTGGATCGAAGTCTGCAGCTGTTAA